The Lolium rigidum isolate FL_2022 chromosome 2, APGP_CSIRO_Lrig_0.1, whole genome shotgun sequence genomic interval GGTCAGCTGTAATCAGTGCCTCTCCATCATAATTGGGGCCTGCCAATACTTCTCCAGTTGGTGAAATGATGACACTACCTCCAGGGCAGACAACAGTGTCTGGAGAAGGCTCCTCCCCTAAACTAGCAAATGCATACTCAGATGGCGGCGGGTAGTCCTTTCTGCGGCAGAATTGGTTTGCTGACAAGACAAAACATCCCCCCTCCAAGGCAATATGTGTCATGGAAGCTTGCCAAACTGGCCTCGAATCAGCCGTGGGAGCACAGTATATCTCAATACCTGCACACAACAGAAAATGTCTGAAAAACTCAAGTACTCCCTGTGTTCCATAATGTAGACAGTATGTGTTGGCGAACTATTTACGCCAAAACATACTACATTATGGAATAGAGGATGTATATAAGATGCCGGTGCAATTGTTCATAACCCATATGACTTGTAGTACATatttcaaggttttcaaattaTCATTTCATGAGGTCAAGACACTTCCTGATATGTTGGCTATAGACTTCTATTAGCGTACAACATGAGAGCATATGTTCCAAAAAAGAGTCTTACCTTTTCCATACAGAGCGGTCCTTAAAAGTGGCATCTTATTTTCCCAGCAAATAAGAGCTCCAATCTTTCCAAGTGGAGTATCATAAACAGGAATTGTTGATCCATCTCCAAATCCCCATATTATACGTTCTAATGCCGTTGGCATGAGCTTGCGGTGCTTGCCCAGGTATCGACCTAGAGGATCAAAGAAGAGCACTGAACAATACAATGTGTAACCTTCCCTCTCAATCACCCCCATCACCAAAAAAACCTTATATTTCCCAGCCATAGCAGCCAAGCGTGTCACCTCCGGACCTGCAGGCTTTTCTGTCAGTAGGAAGATACATATTGCTAGTTGAAAAGAAACCGAGTGTCAACAATAATGAAATAGCCAGAGAACTTGTTCACTACAACTAACAAAATAATTAACATAATGGAGCATGCAAAATATTTGTAAGATGTGGAGTTGCTGGGCGAAAATCAATAACAGAGACTAAAAACATGATCATAAAAGCTGGAGCTGCAGGAACAGGTATCAAACAATCAATGGTCTACGGTAGATAATTGTCCATACTTTTTGGAAAAACTATACTCCTTAATAATTATCACTTATATCAGGAAACACAACGAGCAAACGGATACTCagtttattttcatcatcaaactaACCAAATGGATATCTACCTTTGACGACACCGTCCAAGAAATCCTTACTTCTCAAAACTCTTGGATGGTTTTATAGGAACCACATTTAcgtaatgttcagaaaaacatgcaAAAAGATGTTTGATTTTCCATTTTATATCCAAAGAGCCAAAAGGTCACGAAAATAATTCACTTCTTCCCGTACCAAATAAACAAAAGGCATGACTCCGTAGTTAGGCGATTGTACATATACAGTACGGTCAGTACTAAGCTTGCGCCTTCAGTATAGTAGGCCGATGGTGTCATTAATTTAGTGCAAGGGGAATCCCCTTGAGTATTTTTTTAGGTCACCGGTGTCAATTGACACCAGACCTTGAGCATAGTTCCGCCCTTGATTTCGGTTCATGCTAAAAATGACTAAATTAGATTTCATCTGTTCTTCATATTGCATAGATATCCAGCCACATAAAAAACAGTACTGTAATAACAAGATCCAATTCGGGCAGAATAGTATTAGGAATATAAAACCTAAGTGCAAAagttaaacaaattcaagaaaaataaaaaaaattctgtAATAAAGAGCAGACATACTCCACTACATTGTCACGTACCAGGTACCTCTATGGAAGCTGCATAATACTTCTGGAATTCACCCTTTCCCTTGTCTTTTGGGTTAGTGAGACTAATACTGATGCCAAAGCCAAAGGTGGATCCACGAGGATAACCACCAATAAAAGCTTCCGGGAACACAACCAACTGTGAACCATACCCAGCAGCCTCAGCTATTAATCTCTCTGCTTTATCTGCCATGGAAATAGCGGTATTAGCAAAAGGTTCACATACACATAAACCATGTTGGTAAATAACCATCTAGAAATGCATCCTCCAAAATGTTACTAAAGTACATGTATCCCAATAGCAGAGGTAGTGGAGATGGATGGGCACTTGGACGTGATAGTTTTTGTACCTTCATTATACATTTATACATGTTGGTATTTGGCTTGGTACAAGAATCTCAGATGGGTTTCATTAGTGGTTTGTTCCAACTGAATAAGTAAACGATGCATTACGTAAAAAAAAGTGGCATATATGTCACATGTCTACTAGATTTGTTTAACATCAAGGTAAAAGAGATAAATCATAATGAAGTCTTCAAAGAAGCTCTTAGTTTGAGTGATACCCTTGCTGCCTAAATGTTCTTTAGTGGTATGAATCAACCAGAGCGAATATACAACTCTAATTTCCCTATCCACAAAACCAAAGAAGCATCAACAAGCTTGCCATCGCTTTGCAGGGGGAGGCTAAGACAAGGCTTATGCATTAAAATCAAGGGATGGAGTCATTAATTACAGGCGCAAGCCTGCAGCTTCTCTATCACTGCATTGCTATCTTTTGTGCCACCATCTCATGATGATGTGGATGAGTATAAGAGAAAGCAATCTTCTCTACCGGTGTGCTTGCCCTAAGATGCAGTAAGAAGGTGTGGActgaggtgagggcctaacctgaggtagaaggaggctgcagggaggaactctctcctattagggttacagagatagaagcaccttatataggtcaggactgtGCTGGGCCAAATGGGCCAGAACAGAGAACAAGAAGATAGCCCAACAGACACACCAATAGCtgtccaacactccccctcaagatgggtgataaatgTCAATCATCCCCATCTTGGCACAGGCTAGATTACACTCCTTTGAGCCCAGTCCCTTTGTTAAACGATCCGCCACCTGTTGTCCCGATCTCACATAAGCCAATGAGATAATCCCCGcatcaatcttttctttaataaagaatctgTCTATCTCCACATGTTTAGTTCGCTCATGCTTCGGACGAGGTTATTTGCTATGTTTATGGCggacatattatcacaccacactttcaagcttccttgccttaaaattttcagctctcttagaaggtttcgtacccacaacatttcacccaGGCCCCGTGACATAGCTCGTACTCAGCCTTCGGCTGTTGATTTCGAGACAacagattgtttcttacttctccatgacaccaaatttcctccaacaaaaacacaatacccgaggtggatcttcgatcatctaagcagctagcccaatccgcatcacaatatccatctacatttaggtgtccattacttttaaacaacactccttttcccggagtgcccttcaagtatctcaagattctttgagctgcttccaagtgtccatccctcggatcatgcatatagcgactcactacgctcactgcaaatgatatatccggtctcgtgtggcataagtatattagtcttccaacaagtctttgatatttctccttgtttatgggttcCCTGTACTCTGCTGTGATTTTAGTGTTCTGGTCAATAGGTGTTGAAGCCACTCGGCACCCCAAGcatgcccatatcatctaagagatccaatgtatactttctttgagatagtgatatcccttttgacgatcttgcaacttctattccaaggaagtatctaagttttcccaaatctttcacctcaaaggcTCGACTCAAGCATCCTTTCGGCTTTGCGATTTCCACAACATCATCTCCCGcgatgataatatcatcaacatacacaaGCAAGGATAGTGATTTTCCGCTCCGAATGTCCGTAAAATAAGGTATGgtctccattgcattgaccataaCCCATGCCACACACCACTTGTCCGAACCTCGTCAAACCAGGCCCGTGgagattgtttgagaccatatagagattTCTTCGATCTACATACCTTCCCTTTAGTTTCGGGTGTGACAAACCCCggtggcatctccatatacacctcctcttgaagatcaccatgcgaaatgcatttttgacatcaagttgatgcaagggcCATCCGAAATTTGCCGCACAAGAGATCAAAATTACGACAGGTGCTCATTTTTGCCACCGGTGCaaatgtctcatcatagtcaatgccataagtccgactatatcctcttgccacaagtcttgccttatatctctccacttttccttcGCATTTTGTTTTACGTAATAGATCCACTTACAGACCCTCATTGTATTCTTTCCTTTAGGGAGATCTGTCaactcccatgttttatttttcttcaaggccTCTAACTCTTCCATCATAGCATTGCACCATCTCGGGTCCAACCTGGCTGCCTTCCAATCCTTAGGAACAGATACAGTTTGCAGTGAAGCAACAAAAGCCCGAAAGGTGGGTGATAATGCCTCgtaagaaatataatttcctatgtcatagtcatcataactcagtcgctttgggggcccaactttccttatccctttcctgattgcaattggcaagtctaggctattattggactcggtccgagattgattctcctctgcagtaatctacacttgtgcttccttgattttccggtccaatgggttgctcccccgtccctggtcttgttgctcctccgagtgcatctacttgttccctttgtacttgtcttctagagtacacaagtggattctgcagaccatctttgtggtggtacaggtctaggtggtgtaggtgtaccgggaattgcaggaatctccgcaacaataggaatttgttgatgttgttgttggtcaCCATCTTGTCTGCTCTTGATCACCACCTTGCCGTTGcccccctcttgagcatcaccaagatggtcaagcccccggaacaagccactaagatcactctcaccgtcataaaatggttccgactcgcgaaacgtaacatccatgcttacaaatgtcctcctatcggtgggactccaacacttgtaaccCTTCATGTCCGGAGGAATAGCCAATAAAGATACATTTGATAGCCCGATGATCAAGCTTGCCAACAAGATGGCCCGTGATCCCTTACAAAACATGTACGACCAAAGAGTTTGGGTGGTACAACAAAGTcattgttattgagaaggagttGGCAAGGAGACCGCATACCTAGAATCTTTGAAGGCATTCTGTTGATCAAATATGTAGCGCTCATAACCGCCTCACTCCATAAGAATTTTGgaacattcatggtaaacataagagaTCGAGCCACTTCAAGGATGTGCCTATTCTTCCGCTCGGCAACTCCATTCCGGGGAGGAGTGTCGGGACATGAAGTCCGGTGCGAGTATACCTTGCGAAGATAAGAAAGCAACAAAAGGTTTGTTGATATATTCGGCACCATTATCGGTTCCGATCACTTGCACTCGAACATTGAATTGGTTTTTCACATAGGCACAAAAACTCCGGAAACAAGTGAACACTTCATCTTTGTGACGCATAAGATAAATCCAAGTCATTTCGGAATAACAATCAATAAAAGTCACAAAGTACTTCATGCCACTTATCGACACAACGAGACACGTCCATACATCGAGTGCACTAACACAAATGGGGATACACTTCGATCCCTCTACTAACATAAGAGGTTCTCGTATGCTTAGCATATTCGCAGTGCATCACAACATAATTTGGTTTTGTCCACTCCATTCATTACATCGGAAAAACTCGAAACATTTTATCAAACGCCATGTGGCCCATTCGACAATGATGAACTAGTGccatactctcctttcctccaacaATCGCAGCAAGCACCGAACTAGCATCATGCCCCATCTTGTCACGATCTATGTGCCAAAGACCTCTATGCCCGGTTGCAGTCCCAATCTTCTTGTCGCTCTCCCTTTCccgaattaaacacatatatctatCAACTATTATACGGTAGTCCTGCTCGATCAATCGGGGCACTTAGAGATAGCAGATTTACTTGGAAAAGCAGGAACATGTAGAACCGATGACAATTTTATGTTGGGTGTACATTGAACCGACCCTCCCCTTTTATAGATTGTGTCTGTGCCATCTGCTGTTTGGATAGTGCCTCTATGTGTGGGAGGATACCGAGTATAAGAGTCAAACTCACTAATATTTCCGgtaacatgtttggatgctccggaatcaagaatccaatccgaattagcattatgagtggctatagaaactctatcaatattaccttcatctttgtagacatagtgagcaaagttcccaaaggttgcttcattttgtccttcttcctttgattttcccTGAGAGGTACTGGTAGTTGACTCTGAAGCTGCTGCCATATGTGCCTTGGGTGATATAGCGTGTTGCTGTCCTCCACCCTCGCCATATCGATAtccatatggctgtccactaCCTCTGCCATAGTGTTGTCCACCACCTCTTCCATAGTGCTtgtccatatggctgtccactaCCTCTGCCATCACCTCTTCCTCTCGTAGCTTCCTCTCGCCATGTGtgtatcctcctctccccctaCTGGATGTAGCAAAGGAGGTACACCGATGCTTCAAGTGTCCCTTCGCCCGCAAGTATAGCAGCTCTCTCATCTCTTGTCTCTCGGTAGTGTAGAAGGTCGGATGAGGGACAGAATCGCTTCCCTTTGTCATATTCGGACGCACTTCCTCTCCGGACATAGCCGCAATGGCTTCTTTGAGAGAAGGGGTAGTGGTTTGATGCGATAAAGCAGCTCTTCTCCCCTCAAAATCTTGATTAAGacccttcaagaacttcatgactcgccgacgttcaatccagcttgcagcaaagactcacacattccccatgggcaagttccggaggatcaacatgatctaaatctccccaaagatgccgcaactcagccacatatgccatcacggctttgtttccttgttgcaagTCATGCACTTTATCCTCAATCTCAGCAATCAACATAATGTTCCCCTTTCCGGAATAAAGATTTTATAGGGTGTCCCATACCTCcgaagcttttgtgagtgcctCTACGATAGCAGCAATGTTAGGAACCAAAGAGTTAAGCAACCATGCCACAATCGGAGAATTTATGGCATTCCACTGTTTCCATTCCGGACCGGTCTTGTCCGTCGGTTCTGCAGCCTTCACCACTCACACGTTCATCCAGCCCTTTCGAGTTCAAAATCAGCGGCGCCCTCCTTGACCACCGGAGATAGTTGGCCACTCCTTCCAACTTGATTTCGTTCGCCGTGCACTCAAGTTTCGACCGATGTTGGTATGGGGAACGATTGCTCCCCTCCAGAcagatcctcctccatctcctttggtAGTGATAAGTTCTGCCAGCCTTCTCCAGAGCCTTGGCCAAATCCCGTTGTCCCCCATGCTTGACACCAAACTAACCTCTCCGAACCACCAAAGGACTTACCCGCAGGATGCCTCTTCGTCTCCTTACTTGTCaccgccttctcctccttgccgccgcagcgcacctgctcccttcctcttcctcctagccaccgcagcagcctactcccttcctcttcctcttcctcctagttGCCACAGCAGACTAGGCTTCCAGATCGGCAGTCCTTCCCATCGCTGCCCTCACtgccccttgctctgataccatgtggactgaggtgagggcctaacctgaggtagaaggaggctgcagggaggaactctctcctattagggttacagagatagaagcaccttatataggtcaggactgggctgggccaaatgggcCAGAACAGAGAACAAGAAGATAGCCCAACAGACACACCAATAGTTGTCCAACAGAAGGCATGCCAATCATGGCAAAGCAACAACATATGACAAATTAGGTGCATGATTGTTCCTGGTAGACACAGAACACCAAAGTCGGAACTCCTGCGGATTCAGAAATAAATTGCACAAAAGACCATCTTAGACTAgttacaatgcatagtatcatataaaagtatcatgtgtatgatactactacatgttactatgttcacaatgcatggtatcatgtactagtatcataatcttcttatattaattgatttgtagaatctcagtgCAGATCTATGTTTTTTTCAAAACGGGGGAAATATCACCCCAGCTtatgcatccaagggatgcacacggtttttttattagattattcacaacaccttacaagagcaatacaaaagatcaaactcgaagccacctcgctaaacctacagaggtatgaagggggtgacaattcaccaactcacatcatccaaaaaaccaaatgccttcccaggccgcccaatagcagaagggaagcacatccagtcaagcagactctcagcgcacgtcaACGCAcatgccatagaagttgctaccgccgtcttcctcgagtccatcttcaagagagatcatcgcattgaccatgccaagcctgccatcgatgccgccacaacgccagacgactccaccatcctgcgcgcgtccatcacactgcatccgtctcCGATACCACTGCACCATGCCACGGCGACTCaacgacgccgacacagcaaagcacaccgctccacctcagcaccaccaccatctgttgtctgctccaaaaacgatgtccCCAACAGGTAGAACGGCGGTgcccgccgccatcgtccgatccgggagacccgggtctagggtttcccctggagcagcccaggcgaaaaacagagactgcagagacaatgccttcaacaaggtaacgacgaactGCGCCGCCAtgatccgccatgaccgaagtccgggccggctttcaccggcagctacgcctcgccatcgggagctagacgacggatcgcgagatccgccaaggctagccacacaactagccgatctcctccggcgaaagagaagaccaccaccgcggtgccacgTCAGCAGCACCGGACGCCCGCCACCCGTAGCCAGGtcgacgccgtcaccgccatccagggccgccgcccttgctACCGTGATCCCAGACTTGGACGAGGAGCAGCACCCCGTAGCCACCCAAGCCCGGCAAGGCCGAGGCGAGGAAGGGAGAggagggccgcgccgccaggccGGGGCCATCCCCCCAGCACGGAGGCCAGCCTCCATACTGCCGCACCAGGGGACCCGCGCGCAGATCCCCGCCTCCCCCATCACCGGCTGCgccaggcttcgccggcggcagcCTCAGGGGACGGCGAGGAGAGGGAAGAGGGGTGGGGAAGGCGGGGGCGGGGGGTTAGGGTTTTCGCCCCTGATTCGCCAGGAGGGGACGACCCGGGGGGGTTCCCAAAGCTCGGTTTTAGGGTTgatattaaattttctagtactacatgctatgatacggtatctacctatgatactacaatcctctctctcatctttaattgcactgccacatcaacttttttgcatgcatgagatgcatatactacctatgatacttctATTGTGGGTAGTTTTAATGATTTCACTTCAGCTGATGACAACTATATAACTAAACCAACACGAGAGTAATTTATGCCAAGAAGAGATGACAACTACTACAACAGTTATGACACTGCAATCAACCCTGTTAGTGTAGCACcagggccggtccatagattTCAAGGGCCCTAGGGCAACACGGCACCAAAGGCCCTTCTTTACAGTGTCGAGCTTTTTAGGccagggggccatggccccctactATGGAGAATTCCTTAAAGATATATATTTATGCTATTTTTTACATTTTATTCACATTTTAAGTACGATTGGTGTTCTTGGCACCCCTAACAATCTCTGTCATGTTCCGCCATTTGGTTACGCATAATTTTACAAAATATTATTAGTATTCCACAAGAGAAATATTCGGGTAATAAATAgcaaactaaataatatttacatttgaaagatccaTGGTCTTTGAAATCTCAGTAAAGATATTGAAACTATTTATTTCTATTGTTCGAGAAAATTATATATCATTATTCTTATTTTTACCATAGCtacatatacatatatatctCTAAAATTAATCGGAGAAAATTTATGAGAGTCGGTGTTGTGGTTCATATTTGGAAAGGCTAGAGAGAAATCATGTCACCAGGAAAAATTATTTAGAAGTATTGAATTATTTTTGTAAAAGGAGTCAGAGTAGAGGTATGATTGGATCTTTTgtattttctagaattattctAAGCCGTATGGCCTAAAGAGTAATTGTTGATTCTTCTGGTATTAGGAATCAGAGTAGAGAAGCGGTATGCTACATCATAAAACATCTATATATTCTAGAATTATTTTAAATTATACAACCCAAAAAGTATATGTATAAGTGTATTAAATATGCAAACAAATCTTGGGCCAGGGCCCCTAGCTCCTGGAGGACCGGGGCGAGCGCCCCTCTGCCCCGTCCTATAGGCCGGCCCTAGCAACAAGAGTTACAATATATAAGGTTCGTATTCTAATCCCCAATCACCTAGAAACAGCATGCCACCAAAAACATTAGGTACACACTTTATTCAGTTCACGATGTAGGTTGTTAGAAGAGGAAGCAAATTCATATTTGTTAGAACAGCTCTGCAGAGACAATGAAGCTAACACCTCGCGCACAGGACCGGTCCAAAGCAACTAAGCAAGCACGTGCTGACAAGCTTGCCAGAGGCAACCGAGGAGCAGCAGGGCTGGAACACGGATTAGCTAATTCGTTCCATTTACTACTAACGCAGGGGAAACGCCGGCGCGAGTGCTTACCGAGAGTGGCGGGGGTGTCGTAGAAGACGGTGGAGGCCTGCACGACGGTGGCTCGTACCATGGTGGCGCCCTGGTCGGCGCCGCCGTTCATCTCCACCTCGGCAATCACCGGCGCGCTGCCCGAGCCCGATGGAACCAGAGCCATCAGTACGGCCGGGGAACTCGCTAGTCGCGGTACACGGGTAGGGGTAGAGGCTAGCCGCCGGCGAGCTGGAGCTCGATACGGTGGAAggggagctgcaggcggcgcggAAGGTGGGGTGGTTGGGGGAGTGGGTCAGTGCACTACTGAACAAGAGAGAGCCAATCCGAACTGGTGTGGTGTGGGTGTGGTGATTGGTCTGATCGAGGACTCGGGGTCGGGGAACGACAAAGCACGGATGCTTCTAGGCCAGACATGCCTTCTGCCTTCGTTTCACACCACCACCTGGGCTCCCTAATAGTGTAGCCAGGTGTTGGCATTATAAGCGCCAATTATAAGTTAATTATAGCTAACTCATGCGATAATTAGGCTTAAGCGATCGATAACTTTATGTGTAAAAGACCCACCACACATACTCACAAAG includes:
- the LOC124692523 gene encoding bifunctional nitrilase/nitrile hydratase NIT4 — its product is MALVPSGSGSAPVIAEVEMNGGADQGATMVRATVVQASTVFYDTPATLDKAERLIAEAAGYGSQLVVFPEAFIGGYPRGSTFGFGISISLTNPKDKGKGEFQKYYAASIEVPGPEVTRLAAMAGKYKVFLVMGVIEREGYTLYCSVLFFDPLGRYLGKHRKLMPTALERIIWGFGDGSTIPVYDTPLGKIGALICWENKMPLLRTALYGKGIEIYCAPTADSRPVWQASMTHIALEGGCFVLSANQFCRRKDYPPPSEYAFASLGEEPSPDTVVCPGGSVIISPTGEVLAGPNYDGEALITADLDLGEIVRAKFDFDVVGHYARPEVLSLVVNDKPHLPVSFTSAAEKTSIAKSEATAKP